One part of the Lotus japonicus ecotype B-129 chromosome 2, LjGifu_v1.2 genome encodes these proteins:
- the LOC130736651 gene encoding B3 domain-containing protein REM20-like has product MDPVGGEFSFRLLAGNLGGLIFECVAEFVRRYGLKENHLCDFFYFGKNTFIVKILDGTLKEISYGVGTSLSQPIVIDDGDEEAVDDEDPVGDDEDAEVDEEDDGIMEVSEGEEENGVNRVLHPFDKVITKSDSKGDQTLSLPMMYVRNHVRPNWQHVVLCNTL; this is encoded by the exons ATGGATCCAGTAGGTGGGGAGTTCTCTTTTAGGTTACTTGCTGGGAACTTAGGGGGCTTGATTTTTGAATGTGTTGCTGAATTTGTAAGGAGATATGGCCTGAAAGAAAATCACTTATGTGATTTTTTCTATTTTGGAAAAAACACATTTATTGTGAAGATTTTGGATGGTACCCTGAAAGAAATTAGCTATGGTGTTGGCACTTCCCTAAGCCAACCTATAGTaattgatgatggtgatgaggaGGCTGTGGATGATGAGGATCCAGTGGGAGATGATGAGGATGCTGAAGTAGATGAGGAGGATGATGGAATTATGGAAGTTAGTGAAGGAGAGGAAGAAAATGGTGTGAACAGGGTTCTTCACCCATTTGATAAGGTGATTACTAAATCAGATTCAAAAGGAGATCAGACTTTG TCACTACCCATGATGTATGTTCGGAACCATGTTAGGCCAAATTGGCAGCACGTTGTTctatgtaacaccctctaa